Proteins encoded by one window of Actinocorallia herbida:
- a CDS encoding TetR/AcrR family transcriptional regulator, producing the protein MASPRRIGAPEAKNRRLLLDAAEQLLLEEGHTAISSRRVAARANLKPQLVHYYFRTMDELVLAVFRRRADDGLAAQAAALASPQPLWALWRFSTDPYAVAITMAFVGLASRREAVRAEIAAYSEKFRTAQTAALSDVLARYDLPSDRYPPSVMIVLLTAVSRVVLMEEALGFVTGHTETLAMVEDFIRALEGDPLPEYAPLPPSAAFPR; encoded by the coding sequence ATGGCATCGCCGCGCCGGATCGGTGCGCCCGAGGCGAAGAACCGGAGACTTCTCCTCGACGCGGCCGAGCAGTTGCTGCTCGAGGAAGGGCACACCGCGATCAGCTCGCGCAGGGTCGCGGCGAGAGCGAACCTCAAGCCCCAGCTCGTGCATTACTACTTCCGCACGATGGACGAGCTCGTCCTCGCGGTCTTCCGGCGCCGCGCCGACGACGGCCTCGCCGCGCAGGCCGCCGCCCTCGCCTCTCCCCAGCCGCTGTGGGCGCTGTGGCGGTTCAGCACCGACCCGTACGCGGTCGCGATCACCATGGCCTTCGTCGGCCTCGCCAGCCGGCGCGAGGCGGTCCGCGCCGAGATCGCCGCGTACTCCGAGAAGTTCCGCACCGCCCAGACCGCCGCGCTCTCCGACGTGCTCGCCCGTTACGACCTGCCGAGCGACAGGTATCCCCCGAGCGTCATGATCGTGCTGCTGACCGCGGTCTCCCGGGTCGTCCTCATGGAGGAGGCGCTCGGATTCGTCACCGGCCACACCGAGACCCTCGCCATGGTCGAGGACTTCATCCGCGCGCTGGAGGGCGATCCCCTCCCGGAGTACGCGCCGCTGCCCCCGTCCGCGGCCTTTCCCCGCTAG
- a CDS encoding ATP-binding protein, with amino-acid sequence MRPAGAFAAHLRRFRQAAALSQEELAERAGLTAKAVGSLERGERRRPYPTTVRALADALGLADEDRRILAEAAQGGSPPPAPPEPRAAPVIGRTAFPVPPTPILGRDRELAEVVALLRTGPARLVTVTGPGGVGKTRLAWEVAAALRGDGGGAAVAAELASVLSAELVLPTVARAVGLHAATGDPTDAIAAFLGDRAQVVVLDNLEHVLEIAPGIADLLGRCPGLVILATSRAPLRIRAEQEYPLAPLGLPREADVNAVAWSAAAQLFADRARAVAPDFTIDHRNAAAVAAICRRLDGLPLALELAASHLRHLPPAQLLTRLDTALGTARLRDLPTRQRTMGATLDWSYQLLTDAEQSLLRALSVFRGGFDLDAVEAVVGGTGVLPALDGLVDQSLVAPQAPGRYRLLEPVRHYAAALADPVEAAALAERHARYHAELGRDARAGLRGADQGAWLDRLEETHANLRSALRTLIAAGDLATAARLGGDTWLYWALRGHAGEGIRWWEQILALADEGGLDGLGRAAARVALAGLRLATGDIAAVREMPDTAVADARAGGDQGLLADALILWSMASVFAGDLAEAGSRVAELSALVGPLGDPWAAAHARIVEAQLLLLRGEPGASVAALDAAERTARGAELAFTLATALNMQATLALHADDDGAALRHLTEATRLAVEVRTTWTLVYSLSALAGVAVRHAEPAVAASLFAAASATAEASLLTVAFRPDSDAAETQLDALRRRLPEEEFRRAWEHGRTLRTDEVLDLVARISVRRGPG; translated from the coding sequence ATGAGGCCGGCAGGCGCGTTCGCCGCGCATCTCCGCCGCTTCCGCCAGGCCGCGGCGCTCAGCCAGGAGGAACTCGCCGAACGCGCGGGACTGACCGCCAAGGCCGTCGGCTCCCTGGAGCGGGGCGAGCGGCGGCGTCCCTACCCGACGACGGTCCGGGCCCTCGCGGACGCGCTGGGCCTGGCCGACGAGGACCGCCGGATCCTCGCCGAGGCCGCGCAGGGCGGATCTCCCCCACCGGCGCCACCGGAGCCGCGGGCCGCGCCCGTCATCGGCCGCACCGCGTTCCCGGTGCCGCCGACCCCGATCCTGGGCCGCGACAGGGAGCTCGCCGAGGTCGTCGCGCTGCTGCGGACCGGGCCCGCCCGGCTCGTCACGGTGACCGGACCGGGCGGGGTGGGCAAGACGCGGCTGGCGTGGGAGGTCGCCGCGGCGCTGCGCGGGGACGGCGGCGGCGCGGCGGTGGCCGCCGAGCTGGCCTCGGTGCTTTCGGCCGAACTCGTGCTGCCGACCGTCGCCAGGGCGGTCGGGCTGCACGCCGCGACCGGCGACCCCACCGACGCCATCGCGGCGTTCCTCGGCGACCGCGCGCAGGTGGTGGTGCTGGACAACCTCGAGCACGTGCTGGAGATCGCCCCCGGCATCGCCGACCTGCTCGGCCGCTGTCCCGGGCTCGTCATCCTGGCCACCAGCCGCGCGCCGCTGCGCATCCGCGCCGAGCAGGAGTACCCCCTGGCGCCCCTGGGGCTGCCGCGCGAGGCCGACGTGAACGCCGTCGCCTGGTCGGCCGCGGCGCAGCTGTTCGCCGACCGGGCCCGGGCCGTCGCGCCGGACTTCACGATCGACCACCGCAACGCCGCGGCGGTGGCGGCGATCTGCCGTCGGCTCGATGGGCTTCCGCTGGCGCTGGAGCTCGCCGCGTCGCATCTCCGCCACCTCCCGCCCGCGCAGCTCCTCACCCGGCTGGACACCGCACTCGGCACCGCGCGGCTCCGCGACCTGCCGACGCGGCAGCGCACCATGGGCGCGACGCTGGACTGGAGCTACCAGCTGCTCACCGACGCCGAGCAGAGCCTGCTGAGGGCGCTCTCGGTGTTCCGCGGCGGGTTCGACCTCGACGCCGTCGAGGCGGTCGTCGGCGGAACGGGCGTCCTCCCCGCGCTCGACGGCCTGGTCGACCAGTCCCTGGTGGCCCCGCAGGCTCCGGGCCGCTATCGGCTGCTCGAACCCGTCCGCCACTACGCCGCCGCGCTGGCGGACCCCGTGGAGGCGGCGGCCCTGGCGGAGCGGCACGCCCGCTACCACGCCGAGCTCGGCAGGGACGCCAGGGCGGGGCTGCGCGGGGCCGACCAGGGCGCGTGGCTGGACCGGCTGGAGGAGACGCACGCGAACCTCCGCTCGGCGCTGCGCACCCTGATCGCGGCGGGCGACCTGGCCACGGCGGCGCGTCTCGGCGGCGACACCTGGCTGTACTGGGCCCTGCGCGGGCACGCGGGCGAGGGGATCCGGTGGTGGGAGCAGATCCTCGCCCTCGCCGACGAAGGCGGTCTCGACGGGCTCGGCCGGGCCGCGGCGCGCGTCGCCCTGGCCGGACTGCGGCTGGCGACCGGGGACATCGCCGCAGTGCGTGAGATGCCGGACACCGCGGTGGCCGACGCGCGGGCGGGCGGAGACCAAGGCCTGCTGGCCGACGCGCTGATCCTCTGGAGCATGGCGTCGGTGTTCGCCGGAGACCTCGCGGAGGCGGGCTCGCGCGTCGCCGAGCTGTCGGCGCTGGTGGGCCCGCTCGGCGACCCCTGGGCCGCGGCGCACGCCCGGATCGTCGAGGCACAGCTCCTGCTGCTGCGCGGCGAGCCCGGCGCGAGCGTCGCGGCGCTCGACGCCGCGGAGCGGACCGCGCGCGGCGCCGAGCTGGCGTTCACCCTCGCCACGGCCCTGAACATGCAGGCCACGCTGGCGCTGCACGCCGACGACGACGGGGCGGCCCTCCGGCATCTCACCGAGGCCACGCGCCTGGCCGTCGAGGTCCGGACGACGTGGACCCTGGTCTACTCACTGTCCGCGCTCGCCGGGGTGGCGGTCCGCCACGCGGAACCCGCGGTCGCCGCGTCGCTCTTCGCCGCCGCCTCCGCGACCGCCGAGGCGTCGCTGCTCACCGTGGCGTTCCGGCCCGACTCCGACGCGGCCGAGACGCAGCTGGACGCCCTGCGCCGGCGGCTGCCGGAGGAGGAGTTCCGCCGCGCCTGGGAGCACGGCAGAACCCTCCGCACCGATGAGGTGCTCGACCTGGTCGCCCGGATCAGCGTCCGTCGCGGACCCGGCTGA
- a CDS encoding hemerythrin domain-containing protein, whose protein sequence is MNTTTSSGPALIDVHDMVVVHRAFRREFRILAELLRAVPAGDLARAAVVAEHARLALAGLSLHHGSEDDLLWPLLLERAAPSAELIGRMEAQHGEAESLITRIEPALARWEAEARPAAGEEVAVLMGELATTLLAHLDEEERSVLPLAARCLTQEEWASIGQAGVAKMTKAELPIMFGMVMEDATPEERRALLGGLPLPVRLLLRTWGARAYRRYVSRVRDGR, encoded by the coding sequence ATGAACACCACCACGAGTTCCGGCCCTGCCCTCATCGACGTCCACGACATGGTCGTGGTCCACCGCGCGTTCCGTCGCGAGTTCCGGATCCTGGCGGAGCTGCTGCGCGCCGTTCCGGCCGGCGATCTGGCCAGGGCGGCCGTCGTCGCCGAGCACGCCAGGCTCGCGCTCGCCGGGCTGAGCCTCCATCACGGCAGTGAGGACGACCTGCTGTGGCCGCTGCTCCTGGAGCGGGCCGCGCCGTCGGCCGAGCTGATCGGCCGGATGGAGGCGCAGCACGGTGAGGCCGAGTCCCTGATCACCCGGATCGAGCCCGCGCTCGCCCGGTGGGAGGCCGAGGCCCGTCCGGCGGCGGGCGAGGAGGTGGCCGTGCTAATGGGCGAACTCGCCACCACGCTTCTGGCGCACCTCGACGAGGAGGAGCGGTCGGTCCTGCCGCTGGCGGCGCGCTGCCTGACCCAGGAGGAATGGGCGTCGATCGGGCAGGCCGGGGTCGCCAAGATGACCAAGGCGGAGCTGCCGATCATGTTCGGCATGGTCATGGAGGACGCGACGCCCGAGGAGCGCAGGGCGCTGCTCGGCGGCCTGCCCCTGCCCGTGCGGCTGCTGCTGCGGACGTGGGGCGCCCGCGCCTACCGGCGGTACGTCAGCCGGGTCCGCGACGGACGCTGA
- a CDS encoding sugar phosphate isomerase/epimerase family protein has translation MPRPVTLFTGQWADLPFEEVCRLASGWGYDGLEIACWGDHFEVDRALAEPGYVKGRREILERHGLNVWTISNHLVGQAVCDHPIDERHKAIVPERIWGDGEAEGVRQRAAKEIADTARAAALLGVDTVVGFTGSSIWHTVAMFPPVPDEVIERGYADFAERFHPILDVFDAEGVRFAHEVHPSEIAYDYWTTVKALDAIDRRPAFGLNWDPSHFVWQDLDPVGFLLDFADRIYHVDCKDTRRRTGNGRNGRLGSHLPWGDPRRGWDFVSTGHGDVPWEDAFRALNHIAYTGPISIEWEDAGMDRLQGAPDALTFIRSLTRIEPPATSFDSAFSRH, from the coding sequence ATGCCGCGTCCCGTCACGCTCTTCACCGGCCAGTGGGCCGACCTGCCGTTCGAAGAGGTCTGCCGCCTCGCCTCCGGGTGGGGCTACGACGGGCTGGAGATCGCCTGCTGGGGCGACCACTTCGAAGTCGACCGGGCGCTCGCCGAACCCGGGTACGTCAAAGGCCGTCGGGAGATTCTCGAGCGGCATGGGCTGAACGTCTGGACCATCTCGAACCATCTCGTAGGACAGGCCGTCTGCGACCACCCGATAGACGAGCGGCACAAGGCGATCGTCCCCGAGCGCATCTGGGGGGACGGGGAGGCCGAGGGGGTGCGTCAGCGGGCGGCGAAGGAGATCGCGGACACCGCGCGGGCCGCCGCCCTGCTCGGCGTGGACACGGTCGTCGGGTTCACCGGATCCTCGATCTGGCACACCGTGGCGATGTTCCCGCCCGTCCCGGACGAGGTGATCGAGCGCGGCTACGCCGACTTCGCCGAGCGCTTCCACCCCATCCTCGACGTGTTCGACGCCGAGGGCGTCCGCTTCGCCCACGAGGTCCACCCCAGCGAGATCGCCTACGACTACTGGACCACGGTCAAGGCCCTCGACGCGATCGACCGCCGCCCCGCCTTCGGCCTCAACTGGGACCCGAGCCACTTCGTCTGGCAGGACCTCGACCCCGTCGGGTTCCTCCTCGACTTCGCCGACCGGATCTACCACGTCGACTGCAAGGACACCCGCCGCCGCACGGGCAACGGCCGCAACGGCCGCCTGGGCTCCCACCTCCCCTGGGGCGACCCGCGCCGCGGCTGGGACTTCGTCTCCACCGGCCACGGCGACGTCCCCTGGGAAGACGCCTTCCGCGCCCTCAACCACATCGCCTACACCGGCCCCATCTCCATCGAATGGGAGGACGCCGGCATGGACCGCCTCCAGGGCGCCCCCGACGCCCTCACCTTCATCCGCTCCCTCACCCGCATCGAACCCCCCGCCACCTCCTTCGACTCCGCCTTCTCCCGACACTGA
- a CDS encoding ROK family transcriptional regulator yields the protein MPQDPQIAGAGALLAILRDGRARTRAELAQLTGLARSTVSQRLDALMQDGWVVATEDAISSGGRPAAAFVFNESVRVVLTADLGATHARLAVLDLGMSVLAERAVELHVDRGPRDTLGRVVAEFETLLAGLGRELAQVCGVGVGLPGPVDHGTGRPANPPIMPGWDGFPVPEWLGERLGAPVLVDNDVNIMALGEHWTVGQDTDHLIFIKIGTGIGCGIISGRRLHRGAQGAAGDVGHIRAVLADGGSAGDAVCRCGNIGCLEAVASGASMAAELRAQGVAADGSRDVVALLRAGDTRAARLIRQAGREVGGVMAAIVNFFNPSVIVIGGDIADAGEHVLAGVREAIYSRSLPLATQHLTIRASRLGDRAGVIGAAAMVVEHVLAPDMIDQSVQARAVDPAAPVG from the coding sequence ATGCCACAGGATCCCCAGATCGCCGGAGCGGGGGCGCTGCTCGCGATCCTCCGGGACGGCCGGGCCCGCACCCGCGCCGAACTCGCCCAGCTCACCGGGCTCGCCCGCTCGACGGTGTCGCAGCGGCTCGACGCGCTGATGCAGGACGGCTGGGTGGTGGCGACCGAGGACGCCATCTCCTCCGGCGGCAGACCCGCCGCGGCGTTCGTGTTCAACGAGTCGGTCCGGGTCGTCCTCACCGCCGACCTCGGCGCGACCCACGCCCGGCTCGCGGTCCTCGACCTGGGCATGTCCGTGCTCGCGGAACGCGCCGTCGAACTGCACGTCGACCGGGGACCGCGCGACACCCTCGGCAGGGTCGTCGCCGAGTTCGAGACGCTGCTCGCCGGGCTCGGCCGCGAGCTCGCGCAGGTGTGCGGCGTCGGCGTCGGCCTCCCCGGACCCGTCGACCACGGCACCGGACGGCCCGCCAACCCGCCGATCATGCCCGGCTGGGACGGCTTCCCCGTCCCCGAATGGCTGGGCGAACGGCTCGGCGCGCCCGTGCTCGTCGACAACGACGTGAACATCATGGCGCTCGGCGAGCACTGGACCGTCGGGCAGGACACCGACCATCTCATCTTCATCAAGATCGGCACCGGCATCGGCTGCGGCATCATCTCCGGGCGGAGGCTGCACCGGGGCGCGCAGGGCGCGGCGGGCGACGTCGGGCACATCCGAGCCGTCCTGGCCGATGGCGGCTCGGCCGGCGACGCGGTGTGCCGGTGCGGGAACATCGGCTGCCTCGAAGCGGTCGCGAGCGGGGCGTCGATGGCGGCGGAGTTGCGCGCGCAGGGCGTGGCCGCCGACGGCAGCCGCGACGTCGTCGCGCTGCTGCGCGCAGGGGACACCCGCGCGGCCCGGCTCATCCGGCAGGCCGGCCGCGAGGTCGGCGGGGTCATGGCCGCGATCGTCAACTTCTTCAACCCGTCCGTCATCGTCATCGGCGGGGACATCGCGGACGCGGGCGAGCACGTCCTCGCCGGGGTCCGCGAGGCCATCTACAGCCGCTCGCTGCCGCTGGCCACCCAGCATCTGACGATCCGGGCCAGCCGCCTCGGGGACCGCGCGGGCGTCATCGGGGCCGCCGCGATGGTCGTCGAGCACGTGCTCGCGCCGGACATGATCGACCAGTCCGTCCAGGCGCGGGCCGTTGACCCGGCGGCGCCCGTCGGGTGA